CACCGGCGACTGGAGACCCACACCGAGGAACGAGAGCGTGGCCTCCGCGCCGATGAAGGCGCCGACGAGGATCGTGGAGTAGACCAGCACCGGGGCGAGGCAGTTCGGGATCAGGTGCTTGAAGATGATCCGCGAGTTGCTGGCGCCCATCGCGCGGGCGGCGACCACGTAGTCGGCCTGCTTGGCCGCCAGCACGCTCGATCTCATGATCCGCATGGAGACCGGCCAGACGAGCAGGCACAGGGCAAGGATGACCAGGCCCATGATCTTGTACTCGTTGGAGCCTGCGCCGCGCGGGTTGAACGTGAAGAGGATGACGATCGCACCGAGCACGAACGGGATGCCGAAGAACACGTCGGCCAGCCGGGAGAGCAGCGCGTCGATCCAGCCGCCCCGGAAACCGGCGAGCACGCCGACCGACGCGCCGATCAGCACGGTGCCGAGCGTGGCGGTCACCGCGACGATGATCGAGGCGCGAGCGCCGTAGATCACGCGGCTGTAGATGTCGCGACCCTGGATGTCGTATCCGAACCAGCCGTTGGCACCCGGGCCCTCGAGGCTGCGGCTCAGGCTGCCTTCGGTGGGGCTGCCGCTGGTGAACAGCCACGGGACCGCTGCCATCAGCACGAAAAGCGCGATGAAGCCGGCGGAGATCCAGAACAGCGGCTTGCGGCGCAGGTCGTACCACGCGTCGCCGAGCAGGCCGCGCGGCTTTTCCTTCTTGCCCTTGGGCGGCGCGGAGGTGGAGGGAACGGTGTCGGTGACGACACCGGGCTGCTCGGCGGGCGAGGTGACCAGGGAGCCAGACGTGGGGTCACTCATAGCGGATCCTCGGGTCGAGTGCGGCGTAGAGCAGGTCGACCAGGAGGTTCATCAACAGGTAGACCATCACCAGGACGACCACGATTCCGACAACGGTCGCGCTCTCCTTGGTAACGATAGCCCGGTAGACCTCCCGACCAAT
The window above is part of the Phytohabitans houttuyneae genome. Proteins encoded here:
- a CDS encoding ABC transporter permease, which translates into the protein MSDPTSGSLVTSPAEQPGVVTDTVPSTSAPPKGKKEKPRGLLGDAWYDLRRKPLFWISAGFIALFVLMAAVPWLFTSGSPTEGSLSRSLEGPGANGWFGYDIQGRDIYSRVIYGARASIIVAVTATLGTVLIGASVGVLAGFRGGWIDALLSRLADVFFGIPFVLGAIVILFTFNPRGAGSNEYKIMGLVILALCLLVWPVSMRIMRSSVLAAKQADYVVAARAMGASNSRIIFKHLIPNCLAPVLVYSTILVGAFIGAEATLSFLGVGLQSPVVSWGVMISDSQQYIRVAPYWLLFPSAFLVVAVLSFVMLGEAVREALDPKLR